One genomic segment of Thalassospiraceae bacterium LMO-SO8 includes these proteins:
- a CDS encoding Fur family transcriptional regulator: MVDHVHLDGPALTRNQQAVLTALKGADKPLTAYDVLGLPAIRKAGMKAPLTIYRALDKLMDRGLVHRIESLNAFIHCDHGPHDHATGFLICTDCGRTLEVHLESCETHLAGRARDQGFAVDNVRVEMTGRCPDCAARAAAP; encoded by the coding sequence ATGGTTGACCATGTGCATCTCGACGGCCCGGCCCTGACCCGCAATCAGCAGGCCGTGCTGACGGCGCTGAAGGGCGCGGACAAACCGCTTACGGCCTATGACGTCCTGGGCCTGCCGGCCATCCGCAAGGCCGGCATGAAGGCACCCCTGACCATTTACCGCGCACTCGACAAACTGATGGACCGGGGCCTGGTCCACCGCATCGAAAGTCTGAACGCCTTCATCCATTGCGATCACGGCCCCCATGACCACGCGACCGGATTTCTCATCTGCACCGATTGCGGACGCACCCTGGAGGTTCACCTGGAATCCTGTGAAACCCATCTTGCCGGGCGCGCGCGGGACCAGGGCTTCGCCGTCGACAACGTGCGGGTGGAAATGACCGGCCGCTGCCCCGACTGCGCGGCGCGGGCCGCCGCCCCCTAG
- a CDS encoding metal ABC transporter permease — MVSEFILRAALAGIGVALVAAPLGCFVVWRRMAYFGDTMAHSALLGAAAAIAFDIDATLGVFVVSVLVALALLALERRGGLATDTLLGLLSHSALAVGLVVMGFMTGLRLDLFGYLFGDILAVGTNDLILIWGGGAVILAVLLRIWRPLLAATVAPDVAAAEGMNPARQRLIFMLLLAGVIAIAMKIVGILLITALLIIPAAAARRLAHTPESMAMIAAGIGALAVAGGLGAAVAADTPAGPTIVVAALALFLIGLIPWHGKALDHG, encoded by the coding sequence ATGGTCAGTGAGTTCATTCTGCGCGCGGCCCTGGCCGGCATCGGCGTCGCCCTGGTGGCGGCCCCTCTGGGCTGCTTCGTGGTGTGGCGGCGCATGGCCTACTTCGGCGATACCATGGCCCATTCGGCGCTGCTGGGTGCTGCGGCGGCCATCGCCTTCGACATCGACGCGACGCTGGGCGTATTCGTCGTCTCGGTGCTGGTCGCCCTCGCCCTGTTGGCGCTGGAACGGCGCGGCGGCCTGGCGACGGACACCTTGCTTGGCCTGCTGTCCCATTCGGCCCTGGCCGTGGGTCTGGTGGTCATGGGGTTCATGACCGGGCTGCGCCTTGATCTGTTCGGCTATCTGTTCGGCGACATCCTGGCCGTCGGCACAAACGACCTGATCCTGATCTGGGGCGGCGGCGCCGTGATCCTGGCCGTTCTGCTGCGCATCTGGCGGCCGCTTCTGGCCGCCACGGTGGCCCCCGACGTGGCCGCGGCCGAGGGCATGAACCCGGCGCGCCAACGTCTGATCTTCATGCTGCTGCTGGCCGGCGTCATCGCCATCGCCATGAAGATCGTGGGCATCCTGCTGATCACCGCCCTTCTCATCATCCCCGCCGCCGCCGCGCGGCGGCTTGCCCATACACCGGAATCCATGGCGATGATCGCGGCGGGTATCGGCGCCCTGGCCGTGGCCGGCGGGCTGGGGGCGGCCGTCGCCGCCGACACCCCGGCGGGTCCGACCATCGTCGTCGCGGCCCTGGCCCTGTTTCTGATCGGATTGATTCCCTGGCACGGAAAGGCGCTCGACCATGGTTGA
- a CDS encoding SDR family NAD(P)-dependent oxidoreductase, translated as MTDGKRALIVGAGAGLSAAVARQLAADGWRVFLSARNTAKLESLCAEIGATAHACDATDPDQVAALFAALDQSGDAPAFVLYNASRRAPGAVTDLDPVEVKTAIEISAFGGFLVAQQAARRMLPAGEGAIFFTGASASVKGYPRSSSFAMGKFALRGLAQSLARELHPQGIHIAHFVIDGGIAAKHRDGRQNTADQPDKWLEPDAIAETYMAVLKQHRSAWTWEVEIRPWVETF; from the coding sequence ATGACGGATGGAAAGCGCGCGCTTATCGTCGGCGCCGGCGCGGGGCTCAGCGCCGCCGTGGCGCGGCAACTGGCGGCGGACGGCTGGCGGGTTTTCCTGAGTGCGCGGAACACGGCCAAGCTGGAAAGTCTCTGCGCCGAAATCGGGGCGACGGCCCATGCCTGCGACGCCACGGACCCGGACCAGGTCGCGGCCCTGTTCGCGGCTCTCGACCAATCCGGCGATGCCCCCGCCTTCGTGCTGTACAACGCCTCGCGCCGCGCCCCCGGCGCCGTCACCGATCTGGACCCGGTCGAGGTCAAGACGGCCATTGAGATTTCCGCCTTCGGCGGCTTCCTGGTCGCCCAGCAGGCGGCGCGTCGCATGCTGCCGGCGGGCGAAGGGGCGATCTTCTTCACCGGGGCGTCCGCCAGCGTGAAGGGCTATCCCCGGTCGTCCAGTTTCGCCATGGGCAAGTTCGCCCTGCGCGGCCTGGCGCAGAGTTTGGCCCGTGAACTGCACCCGCAGGGAATCCACATCGCGCATTTCGTGATCGACGGCGGCATCGCCGCCAAGCACCGGGACGGGCGGCAGAACACGGCGGACCAGCCGGACAAGTGGCTGGAACCCGACGCCATCGCCGAAACCTACATGGCGGTCCTGAAGCAGCATCGCTCCGCCTGGACCTGGGAAGTCGAAATCCGGCCCTGGGTCGAGACCTTCTAG
- a CDS encoding tetratricopeptide repeat-containing glycosyltransferase family protein: MADIATLFKQAEAAWRAGHGAEAKAAAEQVLADDPAHAGALMILTNLCFAAGDVAGARPHLTRLAALMPDEVMIRNNLGRACLAAEDLGAAAEAFAAVLQTEPANARALDGLGIVRHRQGDYVAAADLHGRAVAADPEFAAGWCNLGIACTDLGRYADGAAALDRALVLDPEDARTRFNRSVLHLMAGETAAGWPMYEARLAFQNIAKLRGARWNGEPLAGERVLLIPEQGFGDVIQFARFASRVRDRGGVPVLAVPGPLTALMAAQGWDIDIVDAAAPPEAPLWCPLMSLGAVLDLTAGDISGAAYLCAPSIDNGQNAGPRVGLAWAGNPTHRRDRARSLRLAELAPLFNVPGIRFVNLQVGLRPDDAAEMARRPDLFAETPGLGTFAETAAVVAGLDLVISADTAVLHLAGAMGRPVWGLLPFVPDWRWGLSGETTPWYDSLCLYRQPALGDWRSVATQVAADLGRLGKG, from the coding sequence GTGGCCGACATCGCAACCCTGTTCAAGCAGGCCGAGGCCGCCTGGCGCGCGGGCCACGGCGCCGAGGCAAAGGCGGCGGCCGAACAAGTCCTGGCCGACGACCCGGCCCATGCCGGGGCCCTGATGATTCTGACCAACCTGTGTTTCGCCGCCGGCGACGTCGCGGGGGCGCGGCCCCATCTGACGCGTCTGGCGGCCCTCATGCCCGACGAGGTGATGATCCGCAACAACCTGGGCCGCGCTTGCCTTGCCGCGGAAGACCTGGGCGCGGCCGCCGAGGCGTTTGCGGCGGTCCTACAGACCGAGCCCGCCAACGCCCGGGCTCTCGACGGGTTGGGCATCGTGCGTCATCGGCAGGGCGATTATGTGGCGGCGGCGGATCTGCACGGCCGCGCCGTGGCGGCGGACCCGGAGTTCGCCGCGGGCTGGTGTAACCTGGGCATCGCCTGCACGGACCTGGGCCGCTACGCGGACGGGGCGGCGGCCCTCGACCGCGCCCTGGTCCTCGATCCAGAAGACGCGCGGACGCGTTTCAACAGGTCTGTCCTGCATCTGATGGCGGGGGAGACCGCCGCCGGCTGGCCGATGTACGAGGCGCGCCTGGCATTCCAGAACATCGCGAAACTGCGGGGGGCGCGCTGGAACGGCGAACCCCTCGCGGGTGAACGCGTGCTGCTGATCCCTGAACAGGGGTTCGGCGACGTCATTCAGTTCGCGCGCTTCGCCTCCCGGGTGCGGGACCGGGGCGGCGTGCCCGTGCTGGCCGTGCCGGGGCCGCTGACGGCCTTGATGGCGGCCCAGGGCTGGGACATCGACATCGTCGATGCCGCCGCCCCGCCGGAAGCACCCCTGTGGTGCCCGCTGATGAGCCTGGGGGCGGTGCTCGACCTGACGGCCGGCGACATTTCCGGCGCGGCCTATCTGTGCGCGCCGTCCATCGATAACGGGCAGAATGCGGGGCCGCGCGTCGGGCTGGCCTGGGCCGGCAACCCGACCCACCGCCGTGACCGGGCGCGCAGCCTGCGCCTTGCCGAGCTCGCCCCCTTGTTCAATGTCCCGGGCATCCGCTTCGTCAACCTGCAGGTCGGGCTCAGGCCCGACGACGCGGCGGAGATGGCCCGGCGACCGGACCTGTTCGCCGAGACGCCGGGGCTCGGGACCTTTGCGGAAACGGCGGCGGTCGTCGCTGGGCTCGACCTTGTGATCAGCGCCGACACGGCGGTCCTGCATCTGGCGGGGGCGATGGGGCGGCCCGTCTGGGGTTTGTTGCCCTTCGTGCCCGACTGGCGCTGGGGTCTGTCCGGCGAGACGACGCCCTGGTACGACAGCCTGTGTCTTTACCGTCAGCCTGCCTTGGGCGACTGGCGGTCCGTCGCCACGCAGGTTGCGGCGGACCTGGGCCGGCTCGGAAAGGGCTAG